The sequence TCTAAAGATTCTCCGGTATAGGATACAAATATGGTTGGAATACATAGCGTCTTTCCTTTTCCAATTTCCATAATGAATGCAGGAGAAGACGGGTCCCAGGCGGTGTAACCTCTTGCTTCAAAAGTAGCTCTTAATCCTCCGCTAGGGAAAGAAGAGGCATCAGGTTCTTGTTGTATTAAAGCAGCACCATCAAATTCTTCAATGGCTGTGCCGTCGCTTTTTAATGTAAAAAAGGAATCGTGTTTCTCGGCAGTTGTACCGGTTAATGGTTGAAACCAGTGCGTGAAGTGGGTAACACCTTTGCTTTCTGCCCAGGCTCTGATGCCATTGGCGATTTGGCTGGCAACACTGCGGTCAATTTTTTTACCGCCTCTGATACTTGTTACTAAACTCTTATATGCTTCGTCGCTTAAAAATTCACGGGCTGTTTTTAGCGTAAAAACATTTTCTCCGAAAATACCGGTGATTTTAGTGCTGAATTGAGGGATTGATGTTTCCGCATCATTGGCAATACTATTGATTGCTTTGAATCGTAAAGACATATTTTTTGGTTTATTTTGAACAAAAATAAGCCTATTTGCCGTAGATATTTTAAAATATCAGGCGAATAGGCTTAAAATGTTAATAAAATAATCAAAAAACTTTACATATAATTATTTCTAATATTTTCCTGCCATGATTTTGATTGGCTTGTATTTTGAATTGTCCACACCTGTTCCATCTAAGTTAACTATCATGATTTTGTGAACTTCGTTGCTGTTCATTTCAACAGGTACGATATTCTCACCTCTGGAAGCATTCACTTGTTTTGTCAATATTATCTTACCGGTAACTGCATCTGTTAATTTCAGCTGAAGTGTTTTGGTGTTTTCGCTTCTGAAGCGAACATTGAATTTATTGCCAGTAACTGGGTTAGGGAATGCGCTCATGCTCATTTCTTTCAGACTGTTCAGGTAATTCATATCTTCTTTGCTGAATGAAACACTGCTCAGCGCCAATTGTAAATCGGATGACTTGCCTTTTGTTGTTGGAACGATTGTTATGACAATTGAGTTTACATCTTTTAAATCAATTGTTTTGTTAGAGGCACTTGATTTGAAATCTTCTATACCAATAGCGTACTCTTTTGTTTCTGAACTGATTGGTAAAGTAAGATTGTATTGATCTTCCCATTTTGCAATTGATTGTTTCACCAATGTAATGATAACAGGAGCATTACCAGCTGCAGAGAATTTTAAAGATTTGAATGCACTTAGATCCTGAGGTACTCCGCCGGCTCTTAGTAATTTGTATACGGTTATATAGTCTGGAGTAGTACCGGATACTTCTACATTTCTAAATACGTTGAAATCTTCTTTGTTTCTAGGTGCATTGCTATTGGTTACTGCAAATTTCTTAACACTGGTAGTGTTATTATTGTAGTCTAAACCCCATGCGCCATCTGCCATGAATACCTGATCTTCTAATTTTCCATTCATGTATAAGTGAATGGAAGATTCAAATAAATCATTGGTAGGAATAGTTACTGTGCTTAAGCCGTTTGCATTAGCTGTGAATGGTATAGTACGTTTAACCTGGGTAGTCGTTTGTTCATTTGCTCTGTCTGTAATTTCCAGATAACCGCTTGTAGCACCTGTATTGTTCTTTACAGTTAAAGTAACGGTTTCGTCTAAACGGTTACCAGCGGTAAAGTATACATTGGGCAGGCCTGCAGTATTAGGTACTGCAACAACTGGTAAACTGTTGTTGAGTCTGGTAATAATATCATTAGCCATTTCAATAACCAAACTTGGCGATCCACCCCAAAGCTGAATATTGTACATCATTTCTTCAAGTGAGTAATCTTTGTTCAGCCAGTTAGATTGTAGCGTGTAGTTGTTTCTTCCGCTTTCTGCACCTATTACAAAACTGGTTGCGTACTCAATTTCTCCCTTGTTATTTCTGAGGTTGTATTGTACTAAGTCGTGGCCTTTTACTTTAATTGTACTTAAAGAGATAAGTTCATATCCTTTTAAACGATCGCAAATTGCTTTGGTATGATCGTAAACCTGTCCAACTGTTCTTGTTCCAAATGCAACTGCTTTAGAAATATTGTTACTCACAAAATCAATCGACATGATTTCTTTTGCATTGGTAATGGAAATAATATCTGTAGGTGTAGAAATAAAAGGCTTGTATCCGTTTGATAATTTAGTTGGCAGAATGTCTTGTAGTTTCAGGGTAGTTCCTACTGAAGCTCCTGCATAACGGTTGTACTGATCAGGCTGTGGTAATTTGGAATAATCTACAGGTCCCTGCTCACTTTTCACTGCTCTGTTGTAAACGCGGTATGCAATTGCATCACCTAAACTTTTGCTTTCAACTCCGCCGCTTCCACCACCACCAACGCCTCCTATGGTAACAAAGCCAAAATCATAAGTGTGGTTGTTTTCACCACTGATTCCTGTAGTTATGCTAATATCAGCGTCATTGCTATTTAAAGCAGCATCACTATCTCTAAGATCAGCATCTGTATCTAATCCACCATTGTTGATAATGGTTAATTCGTAAGTACTAAGCGGAGACTGAACACTACCACCTGTTGCGTTTGGTATACGAATGATATAAGATCCGCCGGGTTGAAGCTGGCTAATATTATAAATAGCTGAAGCAGTATTAACCCCATTTGGGTCAGAAGAGAAGATGTAATTTCCATCAGCGTCAGTTGTAGCTGTGGCAATTACTGTTGACCCTTGTACAAGTGTAACAGTAACCCCAGAAATACCACTCTCGTTTGCATCTTGTACGCCATCTCCGTCTAGATCAAACCATACGCGGTTACCAACTTCAATAGGAGCGGGAGCAGTAATCAACTCCAGGTCGCCTAAGCCATTGGCTTTACCAAAGACACTTACATCGTTACCTGTGTACAAAACCTTACCATTAGTGGCAACACCGTTGCTATTGTTGTAATATCTAACACCGCCTGTGTACCAATTGGTGATTGGGTCGAATGCTGTAGAAATTAACTCTTTACCCGGGAAGTTGAGAATGGAACCCGTACTGGTTTCCTCGTGATCTAAATACAATTTTCCTGTGGAGGAATTTCCTATACCCAAAGATCCGCCTTCTCCTTGTCTGAATCGATCTGTAAAATAAAATTCGCCACCTCCTGGACCTTCGCCATTTCCTGCACCAGCCGAAGTTAGCGATCCATCAGATCCATTGTTTTCTAAAGTAAAATTTGTGTATGTTCCGTTGTTGCTGGCTTTTAAAATATCACCAGCTGCATTTCCTGTATACAGTGTAGTGCCACTGGTTGCAAAATTTTGATTGCCTGTTTGATGGCCTGTACGGTCCATTAACCCCAGCATCATTGAGCCATCAGCAGGATTAAATTCAATACTAGTTAGCATGGGTTGCGGGTAAATGGCTGTGCCTGCATTACCTTTTACAGTTAATTCAGCAAAGTTTCTTGCCCATGGATGCCATGAACCATGACTGGTTGTTGCGAATGGAATAGTTCCGTTAGGGTCAACATAATCCGTATTGTGATAAATATTAAATCCAGTGTTTATATTGGCTCTTCTATTGTAGGTTAATGGAGCATCCAAAACAGTTGTAAAAGTTTCAGCGCCAGGCGTAGCTGATGCATCTACTTTCAAAACAACCATTTTTAATTCATTTCTATTAACGGAAGAATTGTCAGGTTTTACACCATCTAATACCCCCCCAACATAAATGGCGCCTCTGTAATATTTAACTGCAAAGGGTCTGAAACTGCTATTGCCCTCAGTAACAGGAAATGCGTTGTAAGCAACAATTTGAGAGGCTAAGGTTGGAGCTGTTCCGTTTACGCCAATTTCAACTCTCCATAATTTGCGATCATTCAAGTTGATAAGATATAGATAACGACCATCGTCAGAAATGGTCATGCCACCAATACCTTTTTTGCCTACTTCTGTAAAAGCAAGTGCATCATAGTTGGCTTGCCTTTTATCATTGTCACCTGGGTTGAAATTTCTTCCTGGAATTGTACCAGCATCAAAAGCAGGATTCACGGCTTTCAGGTCAACAAAGGAAGTTGTGTTCGATTTGTTGCTAGTTGATTTGGCATTATTGGTAACGTAGATACCATTCATTCCAAGAGGCCCCATAGAAACATGGCGCTTTACAAAAGCTGCATAAAATAATTTATTGGCCTGTCTGCTATAAGTAGTAGCCCATACAGATCCTATCTGACCCATATCTGCAATTACATTTGCTGCAGCAACACCGTCGTAGTTGAATGCAAAGCTTGCGTCACCGTTCATAGCATCAAACCAGTTTCCGGTATTCAACTGATTGTTACCATTGGCATACGTAGGTAATATGATTCTTGCATTAAGATTATCGATATAATCACCTGGGTAGTTGATACCAAAGTCTGCATTGGTTACTGGTGCTGTTACAAATTGAACAGAAGTTTTATTGTTTGAACCAAATGCAGCCGGAAAATCTGCCGAATTCCATCCACTGAATTCTAGTCTTACCTTAGTGGCAGCCGGAATGGTACCTGCAGAAAAACTGTATGCTCCATTAGCACCAGAAGAAGTAGTGCCTAATAATACACCAGTTTCATCGTAGGCTTTTACAGTAATTCCTGCAGCGCCTGGTTCATTATAGGAAGCAGTGTTGTTTTTGGTACCGTTTGAATTGAAGTCACGGTAAACTACACCACTCACCTGTGCATTCAGTGATTGCAATAAACTCAATGCAAAAACCGCAGTAATTACACTTCCCAAAATTGTCTTGGGTTGCGTTGCTTTTTTTGTTGGTTCAGATGTGTAAAAACGACTCATAAAACAAATATTTATAAATAACGTTAATTCGCGGATTAGATATTAAACTAAAGGTAGATACAATAGCGGGTTTTTTACAAAAAACCCACTAAAATCAAGGGTTTTGACCAAAATATACCAACCGATTTGTAGGGATTTGCCGTTAAAAAGTATAAAAAAATGGTCATTTGTTGCAAAAAGAGGGTTTTGCAATCCATATAGGGTGTACATTTAAAATGTAAAATATCCTCTATTGCTAACCAGAATTCGATACATTTTTATTTTTAGCTGTATATACTTGTGGTCAGTTTGTTTGTATGCTCAGCATGAGATAAAACCTTGTCAACAAGAGCCGGGATTTATAAAAACATTAGGTTTTGATCCTCTGTGGACAGGACTCAGTACTTCTGAAAAAAAGACAATCGGAATCAGTTTGATTGCATTTGAAAAAAAAGCTGGCGAATCTGCCCCATCACCTCAAAGTATAAAAGCATCCGTTTATCAGCATCCAAGCTGGAAAGAAGCAGGGTATCTATCAACCATTACGTTTGACCGGCAAGGAAATGTATATGCCATACCTGCCCCTTTAATTTCTATGTTGTATAATAAGCCAGAGAAATTAAATACTGTTTATCAAATTGATGCGAAAACAGGAGAGATGGGCGAATGGATTTCGTTGCCGTTTTATGGAAGGCCGGGAGTAAATAATCCATATGGTTTATTGGGTATTGCTTATGATTGTCTACAGCAAACAATGGCTGTTGCTTCTGTTGCGGGATCGGACAGGTATAATGAGCGGGGGGTAATTTATTTGATTGATGTGCAGTCAAAAAAAATTGTCGATACCATCCGTAATATAGATGCCATGGGTCTTGCATTTGCATTGGATGAGAAAGGAAACAAAAGATTGTATTTTGGAAAAACAAGATCTGGCGAACTACATTCAGTGCAGGTAGCAAACAATGGAAAATGGATCCGAAAGACGAAGCGTAAAGAATTAACGTTAGAAGGCTATGGTCCCCGTGGTGACGATAAGGCAAGGAAAATTAAATTCAACGGAAATCAGATGGTAGTTAGTGGTACTGCTTTTAATTATAATCTTCAGGCTTCCAGCGAAAAGCCTGAAACTGTGTATACGTTTATCTGGCTGCCAAAGGAACAGAAGTGGGGGTTGAATCAGTATCAATAAAAGTGAAAAAAGGGCTATTCATATTGGGTTTGATGGGAATGCTTTGCATTTTGTTGCTGTTGATAAATCGCGAACCGGTCCAGAGTAAATCATCAAATAAAACGGCAAAAATTAAGCTGGGACGACTGCTATTTTATGACAACAGGCTTTCCTATAATCAAACCAAATCCTGTGTTTCCTGTCATGATCCCAAAATGGCTTTTACTGATGGTTACAGAAAATCTGTTGGTGCTGATGGTTATGCGGTAAATCACAATGCCCCTTCCATATTGAATGCTGCATACAGGTCTACACTTACCTGGAAAGATTCAACCGTTAACGATTTGAAGGAGCAGCTACATTTTCCATTTTTTAATGATCAGCCTGTTGAGTTGGGCTGGACAAGGAATGAGGATCAAATTTTGCAAAGACTTGCTTTGGTTCCTGAGTATACTGTCTTATTTAAAGCAGCATTCCCAACTGCCAAAAAATGGTTTACTGTTGAACAGGTGCAGACATCTATTGTGGCTTTTGAGGAACAATTGATTGCATATGGGTCGGCTTATGATTTGTATTTGAAAGGGATAAAAGGCGCAATGAATCAGGAGGCTATAGAAGGCATGAATCTTTTTAATGCTTCCAAAACAAAATGCAGTATATGTCATCAGCCGGAAAAACCTTTTCAGTTGTATCCTTCCAGATTTATAGATGGAATTCGAATTCCATCATTGCGGAATATATGGTTAACCGGACCCTATATGCACGATGGTAAAATGGATAAGCTGGAGGATGTAATTGGTTATTACGAGTCCAAATATTCCTTCCAGTTAAACAAAACAGAAAAGCGGCAACTACTCTCATTTTTGAGGGCATTAACAGATACTAGTTATCTTAGCAGAAGAGAATTGCTAAATCCTTTTCAATTTTAAGAAGATATGCAAAAGCCTGGCCTGATTATTTTAACTGCGTTGCTTGGTTTTTTTCTGTCCGTTGATGCACAAACCAAAAACAATAAAAAGCAAAAGCAAAAATTCCAGTCTTCTGTTTATTTAAATGAATACAGAAAGGGTTTAATGTCTACCGCTGTCAAGGATACACAACCTTTTATTGTTGAAAGAAAGAAAGAAATTGAAAGCATTCTAAAGGATTCACTTCCCGTGAAACTGTATCGTGAAAAAGGAGGGGACCAAGCCCTGCTTGCTCAAAAAATTGCTTTGTCAGATCCTTTTTTTACAAGATATGTATATGATCTGAAAACCGGAAAACCATTGTGGAATGAAATTTTTGGCGTTTATCCGGCCAGACCCGGCGATATAAAAAAAGGCATCAAGGCATTACCTGGAACCCTTATGAGGGTTGAAATGTATAACTATGCTAATAATTTAACAACTATAGGAATTGTAGATATATTTACCCAGAAACTGGTTAGTGCAGACCATTATCCGGATATGCAGCCGGATATTCCTCAGTCCCTTATTCGTCTGGCAGAACAAATTGCAATGAATGCGCCAGAAGTAGAAAAGGCACTGGGTTACAAACCTACAAAACAAAAACCAGTGATGAGTAGTACTAAAACTGCTTTGAACAGAACCAAATGTGAGCGTTCCCAGCATCTGTGTGTGGCACCAACTTTTGTGCAGGGAAACAGGGCACTATGGGCAATTGTAGATTTAACTGATAACCGCCTGGTTGGGTTGAGATGGACAAATACCGGTAATGACGGTGCTGTTGTAACAGAAAGAAAATTACAAAATGAAACAGTTGCAGATTGCTATTGTGAAAAAGTAAATACAGTAGAGAAGTTTGGATGGAAAATGGACTATTTGCTAACCGCATCTGATGGATTGGAAATCAGTAATGTTCAATTTGGTAACCAGAAAGTGCTTAATAGTGCCAAACTGGTTGATTGGCATGTTAGTTATTCAGGAACGGATGGGTTTGGCTATAGTGATGCTGTTGGATGTCCTATTTACAGTCAGGCTGCTGTTGTGGCTACTGATCCCCCCAAAATAGCAGAAATAGTGGAAGGAGACTCTGTTGTTGGTTTTATGATTGAGCAACAATTTTTTTCAGAATTGTGGCCAGGCCCTTGTAACTATAGTTATTCGCAAAGAAATTTTTTTTATAAAGACGGTAGATTCAGAATTACATGCGCTAGTATCGGAAGAGGCTGTGGCAACAATGGAACTTACAGACCGGTATTCAGAATTGCATTTGCAGGAAATCAGCAAAACTTTTATGAGTATGCTTCCACTGGTTGGAAACAGTGGAATAAAGAAGGCTGGCAATTGCAGCAATCTGCCACTCAATATGATCAGAATGGTTATCAGTATAAGTTACAGACGAATAGTAATCTAAGTTATCTGATTGCTCCCGGAAATGGACAGTTTAACGATGGGGGAAGAGGAGACAATGCATATGTTTATCTTACAAAAAATCATCTAGACAAGAATGAGGGAATAACTGATTTAGTAACAATTGGTCCCTGTTGCAATACTGATCATCAACAAGGTCCTGAAAAATTTATTGGCGCGAATCCGGAATCTACAATAAACACAGATTTGGTTTTTTGGTATGTACCTCAAATGAAAAATGACGACCGGCCAGGTTCAAAATATTGCTGGGCAGAAACTTACCTAGAAGACGGTTTATACAAAATAAAGGCGTACCCTTGTTTTGCAGGTCCAATGTTCGTTCCCCAAAAATGACTTATATTGTCGCTAGTTAATATGGAAAAAAAGATTCAAATAATGATTGCTGACGATCATCCCCTATTTGTAGAGGGATTAAAGATGATACTAAACAGCAATGATCTTTTGCAGATTGCAGGTATTGCAAATGATGGTAAGCAGCTTTTATATCTGCTGACGCAGCAACCTAATATTGATTTGATTTTATTAGATGTGAATATGCCCCACTTAAATGGGCTTGACACTATAAAATATATTAAACAATCATTCGGATCCTCCAAGGTATTAATGCTTTCTGCTTACAGTGAAGATAAAGTTGTGGCTCAGGCTAAACAGGCAGGTGCAGATGGCTATATTCTGAAGAATAGCAGTAAGGACGAATTGATGAAAGCCATTATGGATGTGGTGAATGGAAAAACTCATTTTGATTTGCAGAATGAGCCTAATCAGGAGGATGCATTTAAAAAAATGGATTTGTTTCTTCGCAAATACAATTTAACGAAAAGAGAAAAGGAAATTCTTTTGTATCTGAAACAGACGTATACCAATCAGCAGATTGCAGACACTTTGCATTTAAGTATTTATACTGTTGAAACTCACCGTAAGAATATAATGCAAAAGCTGCAGTTGAACTCTCCTGCAGCTTTGGTTAAATTTTTGGTGGAATTCAATATCTAATTTAATTCAGAATTATCTGATTGCTTCCATATCTCATTCCGGATTTTTCAATACTAATTGTATAGATTCCTGCAGCTGGTTTATTGTTCAAGAGTACCGGAACAACATTGTCTCCTTTTATTGACTGTACTACTTTGCTGTAAATCGTTTTCCCGGATGATGTATTGAAAATTCTAAGTGTGTACAATGATTCTGTGTCTGATCTGAAAGTGGCACTGAACCTGCCGCCTGTTGCAGGGTTGGGGAATACATGGATTTTTTGCTGTTTTATATTGTCAACATATTCTTTTGATTTCTTGGAAAAGAATATATCTGCCACAGCACCATCAATCGTTGTTGTTAATCCTGTTTTATTTTCAAATGAAAAAACAACAGTTGTTACATCGTTTGCATGAATTTTCTCCAATGGATCTATGCCTGTGAATTCATCCAGATTAATAGTGTAATCGGTTAACTCCTTATTTAGCGGCATTGAATAGCTGAACTGTTCTGCAAAGTTCTTAATGGAATATTTTACCAGTGTGATTTTTAAAGCAGTGCCTTCACCCTTGGCTTTAAAGCTCATGGTCTTATAGCTTGTTAAGTCTTGTTGTGCTGCTGCACCTCTGAGTAACTTATAGGCACTAACGTAGCTATCTGTCTTTGCTTTAAACTGAATATCTCTAAATACAGGATAAGTATCTGCAAAATTACGTGCAGTATCATTCGTGATACTATATGTTTCAATTACTGTTTTGCTTGAATCAAAGTCCAGGTCCCAGCTTCCGTCACTCATGTAAACCACATCCTGTAGTTTACCATTGATGTACATGGAAATAAGGCTTTCATGTGTATCATTCATAGGAAATGATACATTGGTTTTTCCATTAGGATTTAAGGTAAATGGTATGATTCTTTTGGTTTCTATCTGAGAAAGTTCATTGTACTTTTCGGCTACTTCAAAATAGGCATTGGTGAAAGTGGTTTCGTTTTCAACTAGTAAGTTCACTTTTAGTCCATCTCTGTTACCAAATCTTATATAGGTATTCGGTAAAGGATTTGGCGTAGTAATAAGCGCTTTTACCGGCATGATTTTTTCAAGCTTATCCAATACATTCAATGCCATG is a genomic window of Sediminibacterium sp. TEGAF015 containing:
- a CDS encoding response regulator transcription factor, which translates into the protein MEKKIQIMIADDHPLFVEGLKMILNSNDLLQIAGIANDGKQLLYLLTQQPNIDLILLDVNMPHLNGLDTIKYIKQSFGSSKVLMLSAYSEDKVVAQAKQAGADGYILKNSSKDELMKAIMDVVNGKTHFDLQNEPNQEDAFKKMDLFLRKYNLTKREKEILLYLKQTYTNQQIADTLHLSIYTVETHRKNIMQKLQLNSPAALVKFLVEFNI
- a CDS encoding SdrD B-like domain-containing protein; amino-acid sequence: MSRFYTSEPTKKATQPKTILGSVITAVFALSLLQSLNAQVSGVVYRDFNSNGTKNNTASYNEPGAAGITVKAYDETGVLLGTTSSGANGAYSFSAGTIPAATKVRLEFSGWNSADFPAAFGSNNKTSVQFVTAPVTNADFGINYPGDYIDNLNARIILPTYANGNNQLNTGNWFDAMNGDASFAFNYDGVAAANVIADMGQIGSVWATTYSRQANKLFYAAFVKRHVSMGPLGMNGIYVTNNAKSTSNKSNTTSFVDLKAVNPAFDAGTIPGRNFNPGDNDKRQANYDALAFTEVGKKGIGGMTISDDGRYLYLINLNDRKLWRVEIGVNGTAPTLASQIVAYNAFPVTEGNSSFRPFAVKYYRGAIYVGGVLDGVKPDNSSVNRNELKMVVLKVDASATPGAETFTTVLDAPLTYNRRANINTGFNIYHNTDYVDPNGTIPFATTSHGSWHPWARNFAELTVKGNAGTAIYPQPMLTSIEFNPADGSMMLGLMDRTGHQTGNQNFATSGTTLYTGNAAGDILKASNNGTYTNFTLENNGSDGSLTSAGAGNGEGPGGGEFYFTDRFRQGEGGSLGIGNSSTGKLYLDHEETSTGSILNFPGKELISTAFDPITNWYTGGVRYYNNSNGVATNGKVLYTGNDVSVFGKANGLGDLELITAPAPIEVGNRVWFDLDGDGVQDANESGISGVTVTLVQGSTVIATATTDADGNYIFSSDPNGVNTASAIYNISQLQPGGSYIIRIPNATGGSVQSPLSTYELTIINNGGLDTDADLRDSDAALNSNDADISITTGISGENNHTYDFGFVTIGGVGGGGSGGVESKSLGDAIAYRVYNRAVKSEQGPVDYSKLPQPDQYNRYAGASVGTTLKLQDILPTKLSNGYKPFISTPTDIISITNAKEIMSIDFVSNNISKAVAFGTRTVGQVYDHTKAICDRLKGYELISLSTIKVKGHDLVQYNLRNNKGEIEYATSFVIGAESGRNNYTLQSNWLNKDYSLEEMMYNIQLWGGSPSLVIEMANDIITRLNNSLPVVAVPNTAGLPNVYFTAGNRLDETVTLTVKNNTGATSGYLEITDRANEQTTTQVKRTIPFTANANGLSTVTIPTNDLFESSIHLYMNGKLEDQVFMADGAWGLDYNNNTTSVKKFAVTNSNAPRNKEDFNVFRNVEVSGTTPDYITVYKLLRAGGVPQDLSAFKSLKFSAAGNAPVIITLVKQSIAKWEDQYNLTLPISSETKEYAIGIEDFKSSASNKTIDLKDVNSIVITIVPTTKGKSSDLQLALSSVSFSKEDMNYLNSLKEMSMSAFPNPVTGNKFNVRFRSENTKTLQLKLTDAVTGKIILTKQVNASRGENIVPVEMNSNEVHKIMIVNLDGTGVDNSKYKPIKIMAGKY
- a CDS encoding SMP-30/gluconolactonase/LRE family protein; the encoded protein is MLTRIRYIFIFSCIYLWSVCLYAQHEIKPCQQEPGFIKTLGFDPLWTGLSTSEKKTIGISLIAFEKKAGESAPSPQSIKASVYQHPSWKEAGYLSTITFDRQGNVYAIPAPLISMLYNKPEKLNTVYQIDAKTGEMGEWISLPFYGRPGVNNPYGLLGIAYDCLQQTMAVASVAGSDRYNERGVIYLIDVQSKKIVDTIRNIDAMGLAFALDEKGNKRLYFGKTRSGELHSVQVANNGKWIRKTKRKELTLEGYGPRGDDKARKIKFNGNQMVVSGTAFNYNLQASSEKPETVYTFIWLPKEQKWGLNQYQ
- a CDS encoding cytochrome c peroxidase — encoded protein: MLCILLLLINREPVQSKSSNKTAKIKLGRLLFYDNRLSYNQTKSCVSCHDPKMAFTDGYRKSVGADGYAVNHNAPSILNAAYRSTLTWKDSTVNDLKEQLHFPFFNDQPVELGWTRNEDQILQRLALVPEYTVLFKAAFPTAKKWFTVEQVQTSIVAFEEQLIAYGSAYDLYLKGIKGAMNQEAIEGMNLFNASKTKCSICHQPEKPFQLYPSRFIDGIRIPSLRNIWLTGPYMHDGKMDKLEDVIGYYESKYSFQLNKTEKRQLLSFLRALTDTSYLSRRELLNPFQF